Proteins found in one Triticum urartu cultivar G1812 chromosome 4, Tu2.1, whole genome shotgun sequence genomic segment:
- the LOC125552225 gene encoding OVARIAN TUMOR DOMAIN-containing deubiquitinating enzyme 3-like isoform X2 encodes MFEKAIAEVFGDDLRLAVKEVICDNQTERQKYEEAIIAITVDESLKRYCQRIRRPDFWGGESELLVLSRLCRQPIIIYIPEREYRGRGNGFIPIAEYGLEFTKDSKEGKKRVPVRLLYSGKNHYDLLI; translated from the exons ATGTTTGAGAAAGCTATTGCAGAAGTCTTCGGAG ACGACCTACGGCTGGCAGTGAAAGAGGTTATATGTGATAACCAAACCGAGCGTCAAAAGTATGAAGAGGCGATTATAGCTATTACAGTGGATGAATCTTTGAAACG CTACTGCCAAAGGATAAGGCGACCTGATTTCTGGGGTGGAGAGTCAGAACTCTTG GTTTTGTCTAGACTGTGCCGGCAACCAATCATTATTTACATTCCGGAGCGTGAG TACCGCGGGCGGGGCAACGGGTTTATCCCAATTGCCGAGTACGGGTTGGAGTTTACCAAAGACTCTAAAGAGGGGAAGAAAAGGGTGCCGGTGAGACTGTTATACAGTGGGAAGAACCATTACGATTTGCTGATATAA
- the LOC125552225 gene encoding OVARIAN TUMOR DOMAIN-containing deubiquitinating enzyme 3-like isoform X1: MKSPLEHEEIVIGNILKRLPVRRYGTLKSLSCGQGYVKKSYDLRLAVKEVICDNQTERQKYEEAIIAITVDESLKRYCQRIRRPDFWGGESELLVLSRLCRQPIIIYIPEREYRGRGNGFIPIAEYGLEFTKDSKEGKKRVPVRLLYSGKNHYDLLI; the protein is encoded by the exons ATGAAGAGTCCACTGGAGCATGAAGAGATAGTGATAGGAAATATTTTGAAGAGGCTCCCTGTACGAAGATATGGAACACTCAAAAGCTTATCCTGTGGCCAGGGATATGTGAAGAAGAGCT ACGACCTACGGCTGGCAGTGAAAGAGGTTATATGTGATAACCAAACCGAGCGTCAAAAGTATGAAGAGGCGATTATAGCTATTACAGTGGATGAATCTTTGAAACG CTACTGCCAAAGGATAAGGCGACCTGATTTCTGGGGTGGAGAGTCAGAACTCTTG GTTTTGTCTAGACTGTGCCGGCAACCAATCATTATTTACATTCCGGAGCGTGAG TACCGCGGGCGGGGCAACGGGTTTATCCCAATTGCCGAGTACGGGTTGGAGTTTACCAAAGACTCTAAAGAGGGGAAGAAAAGGGTGCCGGTGAGACTGTTATACAGTGGGAAGAACCATTACGATTTGCTGATATAA
- the LOC125552223 gene encoding LIM domain-containing protein WLIM2a-like: MSRALARPLTRISSLFPPFASFVCALPFSFRRGNCEPARSSRPPREAAIIHSIHPSAAAYISAAIGALVGCSSHRRIRRAQAEIRSAAAAATATMFSGTQQKCKVCTKTVYPMDQLSTDGAVFHRACFKCHHCKSTLSFSSYSSFEGVPYCKPHFAQLFKETGSYNKSFQSQSPAKSATEKLTPELTRSPSKAAGMFSGTQDKCATCGKTAYPLEKVTVEEKSYHKSCFKCSHGGCALSPSNYAALEGILYCKHHFSQLFKEKGSYNHLIKCASVKRAAEAQTAQAVAQTAPAAAESS, translated from the exons ATGAGCAGAGCACTAGCGCGGCCCCTCACCCGCATCTcatctctctttccccccttcgCTTCCTTCGTTTGTGCGTTGCCTTTTTCTTTCCGCCGCGGCAACTGTGAGCCGGCCCGATCGAGCCGCCCACCTCGAGAGGCCGCCATAATTCATTCCATCCATCCATCCGCTGCCGCGTATATAAGCGCGGCCATTGGGGCGCTCGTGGGGTGCTCGTCACATCGTCGCATCAGGCGCGCGCAGGCCGAGATcagatcggcggcggcggcggcgacggcgaccaTGTTCAGCGGGACGCAGCAGAAGTGCAAGGTGTGCACCAAGACGGTGTACCCCATGGACCAGCTCTCCACCGACGGCGCCGTCTTCCACCGCGCCTGCTTCAAGTGCCACCACTGCAAGTCCACCCTCTCC TTTAGCAGCTACTCCTCCTTTGAAGGAGTGCCCTACTGCAAGCCCCATTTCGCGCAGCTGTTCAAGGAGACCGGGAGCTACAACAAGAGCTTCCAGTCACAATCCC CCGCGAAATCTGCGACGGAGAAGTTGACTCCTGAGCTG ACCAGATCGCCAAGCAAAGCTGCGGGCATGTTTTCGGGAACGCAGGACAAGTGCGCCACTTGTGGTAAAACAGCATACCCTCTTGAGAAG GTGACAGTTGAAGAGAAGTCCTACCACAAGTCCTGCTTCAAATGCTCTCATGGAGGCTGCGCCCTCTCGCCGTCCAACTACGCGGCCTTGGAAGGCATCCTCTACTGCAAGCACCATTTCTCCCAGCTTTTCAAGGAGAAGGGGAGCTACAACCATCTGATCAAGTGCGCATCGGTCAAGCGCGCAGCAGAGGCGCAAACAGCACAGGCGGTGGCACAAACAGCTCCGGCGGCTGCTGAATCCTCCTGA